In Levilactobacillus brevis, a single genomic region encodes these proteins:
- a CDS encoding ABC transporter ATP-binding protein, with translation MTSSLLTAQQLVKNFGGLTAVANVSVHFDQNELVGLIGPNGAGKTTLFNLLTGETPVTSGAITLYTDQGVQPLNGKRPAQIAQAGISRTFQNIRLFKELSVLDNVRIAMTNHYHDGFLASVFRLPKFYRTEATMVTAAQDLLAIFDLTNVADQPAKNLPYGTQRRLEIVRALATKPKLLFLDEPAAGMNPEETADLTRLIRQIQRDFHITIVLIEHDMSLVMNVVERLYVLEHGALLAEGTPAEIQQNPDVIHAYLGDEA, from the coding sequence ATGACTAGTTCTCTCTTAACCGCTCAACAACTCGTCAAAAACTTCGGTGGCCTGACCGCCGTGGCCAACGTCTCCGTGCACTTCGATCAAAACGAATTGGTCGGTTTGATTGGTCCTAACGGCGCCGGTAAGACCACACTTTTTAACCTATTAACTGGCGAAACACCGGTCACGTCTGGTGCCATTACCCTGTACACCGACCAAGGGGTCCAACCGCTAAACGGCAAACGCCCCGCGCAAATTGCGCAGGCAGGGATCTCCCGAACCTTCCAAAACATTCGCCTCTTCAAGGAACTCAGTGTCTTAGACAATGTCCGGATCGCCATGACCAACCACTATCACGACGGTTTCTTAGCGAGCGTCTTTCGACTGCCAAAGTTTTACCGGACCGAAGCTACCATGGTCACGGCCGCTCAGGACTTGCTGGCTATCTTTGACCTCACGAACGTGGCCGACCAGCCTGCCAAGAACCTGCCCTATGGGACCCAGCGCCGACTGGAGATCGTTCGCGCACTAGCGACCAAGCCCAAGCTCCTATTCTTGGACGAACCGGCCGCTGGTATGAACCCGGAGGAAACGGCCGATTTAACACGGCTGATTCGTCAGATTCAACGGGATTTTCATATCACCATCGTCCTTATCGAACACGATATGTCGCTGGTGATGAACGTGGTTGAGCGCCTCTACGTGTTGGAACACGGCGCTCTGCTGGCCGAGGGCACCCCGGCCGAGATTCAACAAAATCCAGACGTTATTCACGCTTATTTAGGAGATGAAGCTTAA
- a CDS encoding GntR family transcriptional regulator codes for MADLVYRQVMRDLKQRIHQNEFPNKRLPDERSLSEAYGVSRSSVKRALSVLANQGIIFKKRGSGTFINPLYMKNQSIFQYEGSNLGITDSMKSAGTTPGIRLLKFDVIPASKEIQQDLFLAEGDFVYEIKRLRLFEDKPFMIETGYIPIKIAPNLSQKTVSESIFNYLESQGKVVTKSFMSIRTQPSTADDQNLLNLKPVEPVGIMEGVFFLDDGTPFEVSNMRLHYQYLNYNTFVSLDEE; via the coding sequence ATGGCAGATTTAGTCTATCGACAGGTTATGCGGGACTTAAAACAACGCATCCATCAAAATGAATTTCCCAATAAGCGGCTACCAGATGAACGAAGCCTGAGCGAAGCGTATGGGGTCAGCCGCAGCTCAGTTAAGCGGGCGTTGAGTGTGCTCGCCAACCAGGGGATTATTTTTAAAAAGCGGGGGTCCGGGACCTTTATTAATCCATTATATATGAAAAACCAATCGATTTTTCAATATGAGGGGTCAAATTTAGGAATTACCGACAGTATGAAGTCCGCCGGCACCACACCGGGCATTCGCTTGCTCAAATTCGATGTTATTCCGGCCAGCAAGGAAATTCAGCAGGATCTGTTCTTGGCTGAGGGGGACTTCGTCTATGAGATTAAACGACTCCGGTTGTTTGAAGACAAACCCTTTATGATTGAAACGGGATATATTCCCATTAAGATTGCTCCCAATTTATCCCAGAAGACCGTTTCGGAGTCGATCTTTAATTACTTGGAGTCGCAAGGGAAAGTTGTTACCAAGTCATTCATGTCTATCCGAACACAACCTTCCACGGCCGACGATCAAAACTTACTGAACCTCAAGCCCGTGGAACCGGTGGGTATCATGGAAGGGGTCTTCTTCCTGGATGATGGAACGCCGTTTGAAGTCTCCAACATGCGCCTGCACTATCAGTATTTGAACTATAACACCTTTGTTTCATTAGATGAAGAATAA
- a CDS encoding multidrug efflux MFS transporter, with translation MSTQKSQQNITQIALFLVIGAIAPLLDTTMTNVALDTIMKSLHVSVNAAQWITTSYVLALGITVPVTGWATNWFDGKHLYLGALAVFLLGSLLSSWASTLPVLISGRIIQGAAAGIIVPLITTLVVQVAGSTGLGKLMAVVGMPAVLIPILGPTIGGYLIQTLNWHWIFLINIPLVVISLFLLGWKMPTFPAPKRGKRLDIPSLAFLASLFTFAIIGITHFSTGVQLSSRNVWLPLSAATASLFAYVIYAHFHADKALVSLQLFKSPTFDAATIILMLSGIAVNGAMFLLPLYLQNTRGLSVVWSGTYLIAQGVGLLVARSQIGKLTDNIGARWVVLVSIVIAVAGTLPFVYFSAHTSTWWLLLALFIRGIGQGGLTIPVMADSYTGLPQDLIAEATTATRMLQNIGGAMGTAVLATIIQHTLPHAGLNAAYQTAFLWSVGFILMTAIPACFLSHHSAKSWR, from the coding sequence ATGTCTACACAAAAATCGCAACAAAATATCACACAAATCGCACTCTTCCTGGTCATCGGAGCCATCGCGCCACTACTCGATACTACCATGACCAACGTCGCTCTCGACACCATTATGAAGTCACTCCACGTTTCCGTCAACGCTGCCCAGTGGATAACGACCAGTTACGTCCTCGCACTGGGAATTACGGTTCCCGTTACCGGTTGGGCCACCAATTGGTTCGATGGAAAACACCTGTACCTGGGTGCTTTAGCCGTCTTTTTACTGGGCTCGCTACTTTCCAGCTGGGCGTCCACACTGCCGGTTCTCATTAGCGGCCGGATTATTCAAGGTGCGGCAGCCGGGATAATCGTACCACTGATTACGACCCTCGTGGTCCAAGTGGCCGGTAGCACCGGTCTTGGTAAATTAATGGCTGTGGTCGGCATGCCAGCCGTCTTGATTCCCATCCTAGGGCCCACCATCGGCGGCTACCTGATTCAAACGCTGAACTGGCACTGGATATTTCTGATTAACATTCCGCTGGTGGTGATTTCACTCTTCCTATTGGGTTGGAAGATGCCCACCTTTCCCGCACCCAAGCGTGGGAAGCGCCTCGACATCCCCAGTTTGGCTTTCCTCGCTAGCCTCTTCACGTTTGCCATCATTGGCATTACTCACTTCAGCACAGGCGTACAACTCTCCTCCCGCAACGTCTGGCTCCCCTTATCAGCGGCCACAGCGAGTCTATTCGCTTACGTAATCTATGCCCATTTCCATGCTGACAAGGCCCTCGTTAGCCTGCAGTTATTTAAATCACCCACCTTCGACGCTGCCACCATCATTCTGATGCTTTCGGGAATCGCCGTCAATGGCGCGATGTTCCTGTTACCCCTGTATCTCCAAAACACACGAGGACTCAGCGTGGTCTGGTCCGGAACCTACCTCATTGCCCAAGGCGTGGGGCTGCTGGTCGCACGTAGCCAGATCGGCAAGCTAACCGACAACATCGGGGCGCGGTGGGTGGTTCTCGTATCCATCGTGATTGCCGTGGCGGGAACGCTACCGTTCGTCTATTTTTCAGCGCATACCAGCACGTGGTGGTTACTTCTGGCGCTCTTCATCCGCGGAATCGGCCAAGGTGGCCTGACCATCCCCGTCATGGCCGACAGCTACACGGGACTCCCGCAAGATTTGATTGCCGAAGCCACGACAGCCACCCGGATGCTTCAAAATATCGGCGGCGCCATGGGTACGGCCGTCCTCGCCACCATCATCCAACATACCTTGCCACACGCCGGGCTGAACGCTGCTTACCAGACAGCCTTTCTGTGGTCGGTCGGCTTTATTCTGATGACAGCCATCCCAGCATGTTTTCTGAGTCACCACTCGGCTAAAAGTTGGCGGTAA
- the ybaK gene encoding Cys-tRNA(Pro) deacylase: protein MAKKKKGKRLHKTLVEQILDKNKVAYKQVEFATHIKGDVAQMEVDHDQVDEHHIYKTLVLSGPTTGPVVGVVPIDEHLNEKKLAKVSGNKKVDMVPLKDLVKTTGYEHGANTPVGIWEKNHFPIYFDNSAKEQGTILVSSGQIGRSVELDATDLANLVHGTFTDLLE from the coding sequence ATGGCTAAGAAAAAGAAAGGCAAGCGTCTGCACAAGACGCTTGTTGAACAGATTCTCGATAAAAATAAAGTGGCCTACAAGCAGGTTGAATTTGCCACCCACATCAAGGGCGACGTGGCGCAGATGGAGGTTGACCACGATCAGGTCGACGAACACCACATCTACAAAACTCTCGTCCTCAGTGGTCCGACGACCGGCCCCGTCGTCGGTGTCGTCCCAATTGACGAGCACCTAAACGAAAAGAAACTGGCCAAGGTCTCTGGCAACAAAAAAGTTGATATGGTACCGTTGAAGGATTTAGTCAAGACAACGGGGTATGAACACGGCGCGAACACGCCGGTCGGTATTTGGGAAAAGAATCATTTTCCTATCTACTTCGACAACTCCGCTAAGGAACAAGGCACCATTCTGGTTTCTTCTGGACAGATTGGCCGGTCAGTTGAATTGGACGCTACGGACCTCGCCAATCTGGTCCACGGCACATTCACCGACCTACTGGAGTAA
- a CDS encoding ABC transporter substrate-binding protein, protein MIKWQKTFFKLGGLVAIILTLAGCSTAKSNGSAQGNNPGKTIKIGVNMELSGSAAGYGQQQKQGIQLAVNKINRAGGIKVGQTKKKIQLVVRDNKTSNTTAASVAAQLVNNDKVVAVVGPAATNAGTASIPNMTKAEVPSVSPSATDPGYTLQKNGTVQKYIFRACFQNNYQGSSAATFMTKTLKAKRVAILTDNSSDYGTGLTKSFKQTYTGKIASSQTFQEGDKDFNAILTALKHKRIDAIYAPGYYSELGLIIKQARQAGINVPIVGSDGMADAKLTKIAGAVNTTNIYYTTPFSTKAGETNTRAASFLKAYQAKYHTTAPTFSALAYDSVYMIKSAIESEQSANSVKITTGLAKLKNFKGVTGTITMNQHHNPEKSMVIEKMTNGRVSQAYTIK, encoded by the coding sequence ATGATTAAATGGCAAAAAACATTCTTCAAATTGGGCGGACTCGTTGCGATTATTTTAACACTCGCGGGTTGTAGCACGGCTAAAAGCAACGGTAGCGCACAAGGTAACAACCCAGGCAAAACCATCAAGATTGGTGTCAACATGGAGCTTTCCGGTTCGGCAGCCGGTTACGGCCAACAGCAAAAACAAGGCATTCAGCTCGCCGTCAACAAAATCAATCGGGCCGGGGGCATCAAGGTCGGTCAAACCAAAAAGAAGATTCAGCTGGTTGTTCGCGACAATAAGACTTCCAATACGACCGCTGCTTCGGTAGCCGCACAGCTGGTGAATAACGATAAAGTCGTCGCCGTGGTCGGACCTGCTGCCACGAATGCTGGCACCGCCTCAATCCCTAACATGACCAAGGCTGAGGTACCGTCCGTCAGTCCATCGGCAACCGACCCGGGCTACACGCTCCAGAAGAATGGCACCGTTCAGAAATACATCTTCCGGGCCTGCTTTCAGAACAATTACCAGGGGTCATCGGCCGCAACCTTTATGACCAAGACCCTTAAGGCCAAAAGAGTCGCCATCCTGACCGACAACTCGAGTGATTACGGAACCGGCTTGACCAAGTCCTTCAAGCAGACTTACACCGGAAAGATTGCTAGTAGCCAGACCTTCCAAGAAGGCGACAAGGATTTCAACGCCATCCTGACGGCCCTCAAACACAAGCGGATTGATGCCATCTACGCACCGGGTTACTACTCCGAATTGGGACTCATTATTAAGCAAGCGCGTCAGGCCGGAATTAACGTCCCAATCGTGGGCAGCGATGGCATGGCCGACGCCAAGCTCACCAAGATTGCTGGCGCGGTTAATACGACCAATATTTACTACACCACGCCATTTTCCACGAAAGCCGGTGAAACGAATACCCGGGCCGCCAGCTTCCTGAAGGCCTACCAAGCTAAGTACCACACGACCGCGCCAACCTTCTCCGCGCTAGCTTACGATTCCGTCTACATGATTAAATCCGCCATCGAAAGTGAACAATCGGCCAATTCCGTTAAGATCACCACTGGTTTGGCCAAGCTCAAGAACTTCAAGGGCGTCACTGGAACCATCACCATGAATCAACACCATAATCCCGAAAAGTCGATGGTGATTGAAAAGATGACGAATGGCCGCGTTTCACAAGCCTACACCATCAAATAA
- a CDS encoding CBS domain-containing protein gives MSVANYMSTHLITASPQTTVSTAIELMKDNQIHRLPVLDGNRLVGLITQGIIGRALPSQATSLSVYETNYLLTQTTVATIMEKHVQTIAATAQLEEAIYHMRQHQIGVLPVTRDAQVVGIITNNDILEAFLNISGYGEPGIVCRVRVTHDHPGVIFAIGKVLAEHHLSIQTLMVVRDQQARIIELHIASDQAAPVTQVLTAAGFTVV, from the coding sequence ATGAGTGTAGCAAATTACATGTCGACCCACTTAATTACTGCCAGTCCGCAAACGACCGTCAGCACTGCCATCGAGCTGATGAAAGATAATCAGATTCACCGCTTACCAGTGTTAGACGGCAACCGCTTAGTCGGCCTGATCACGCAAGGCATTATTGGCCGCGCATTGCCTTCGCAAGCCACGAGTCTCTCCGTCTATGAAACCAACTATTTATTAACCCAAACCACTGTGGCGACCATCATGGAGAAGCACGTGCAGACAATCGCCGCCACCGCACAGTTAGAGGAGGCCATTTACCACATGCGTCAACACCAGATTGGTGTACTTCCGGTCACTCGCGATGCGCAGGTCGTGGGCATCATCACGAATAATGACATTTTGGAGGCTTTCCTGAATATCTCTGGCTATGGTGAACCCGGTATCGTCTGCCGCGTCCGCGTGACCCACGACCACCCCGGTGTCATCTTCGCCATTGGCAAAGTGTTGGCCGAACATCACTTGAGTATCCAGACCTTGATGGTGGTCCGCGACCAGCAAGCCCGCATCATTGAGCTCCACATTGCCAGTGATCAGGCCGCACCAGTCACACAGGTGCTAACGGCCGCAGGATTTACCGTCGTTTAA
- a CDS encoding ABC transporter ATP-binding protein codes for MLEVQDLVVNYGAIQAIKKVSFSIHTGEIVTLIGANGAGKSTILHTISGILRPTSGKITYLNHPIQREAAPKIVRAGISQVPEGRHIFPGLSVQENLQMGAFIRKDRQNLAQAYTEVYHYFPVLKQRRHQDAATLSGGEQQMLAMGRALMSHPRLILLDEPSMGLAPIFINEIFEIIRAINATGTTVLLIEQNANKALAIADRGYVLAAGQIKLQGTGQDLLNNQAVQRAYLGG; via the coding sequence ATGCTTGAAGTTCAAGACTTAGTCGTCAACTACGGCGCCATTCAGGCCATTAAAAAAGTCAGCTTTTCCATTCATACTGGAGAGATTGTGACCCTCATTGGCGCTAATGGCGCTGGCAAATCTACCATTCTCCACACGATATCCGGTATTCTTCGCCCTACCAGCGGTAAAATCACGTACCTGAACCACCCAATTCAGCGGGAAGCCGCTCCCAAGATTGTCCGCGCCGGCATCTCACAGGTTCCAGAGGGCCGCCACATTTTCCCTGGCCTATCCGTACAGGAAAACCTCCAGATGGGTGCCTTCATTCGCAAAGACCGGCAGAACCTGGCTCAAGCCTACACGGAGGTGTACCACTACTTTCCGGTGCTCAAGCAGCGACGTCATCAAGATGCCGCAACCCTGTCCGGTGGGGAGCAACAGATGCTAGCCATGGGCCGGGCCCTAATGTCCCATCCCCGACTGATATTACTCGATGAACCCTCGATGGGATTAGCGCCCATCTTTATCAACGAAATCTTTGAAATCATTCGGGCCATCAACGCCACGGGTACCACCGTCTTGTTGATCGAGCAAAACGCCAACAAAGCCCTTGCCATTGCCGATCGCGGCTATGTCCTCGCCGCCGGTCAAATTAAGTTGCAAGGAACCGGTCAAGACTTGCTTAACAATCAGGCCGTTCAACGCGCCTACTTAGGAGGTTAA
- a CDS encoding phosphoketolase family protein gives MANADFDSKTYLEGVDKYWRAANYLSVGQLFLRDNPLLKRDLTSDDVKIKPIGHWGTIVSQNFIYAHLNRAILKYDLNMFYIEGSGHGGQVMVSNSYLDGSYSEIYPNISQDEEGLKRLFKQFSFPGGVASHAAPETPGSIHEGGELGYSLSHGTGAILDNPDVIAAVEIGDGESETGPLAASWFSDKFINPIKDGAVLPIINMNGFKISNPTILSRMSDEDLTKYFEGMGWDPHFVEIEAGDTDFMRVHEDMAKTMDEVITKIKAIQKHARENNDDSLPNWPMIIFRSPKGWTGPKADLDGNPIEGSFRAHQVPIPVAAGDMEHADMLVNWLKSYKPEELFNEDGSVKQEVRDMAPKGEQRMAMNPITNGGIKPQPLKLPDYKKYAVDTTEHGKTIAQDMLVWSKYLADTMKLNPDSFRAFGPDESKSNRLYAMLDYGKRQWMEDIKEPNDENMAHEGRVIDSQLSEHQAEGWLEGYVLTGRHGFFATYESFGRVVDSMLTQHFKWLRKAAEQEWRHDYPSLNFVDTSTVFQQDHNGYTHQDPGMLTHMAEKKPAFIREYLPADANTLLAVGDVAFRSREKINIIVTSKHPRPQWFSIDEATNLVHNGLGYIDWASTDQGQEPDVVFAAAGTEPTWESLAAISLLHDEFPEMKIRFINVVDLLKLRSPKLDPRAISDDEFDRLFTTDKPVIFAFHGFEGLIKDLFFDRHNHNLHVHGYRENGDITTPFDMRVLNHLDRYHLAKEAVDDIDEYAVKGAYFAQRMDDMVAKHNAYIREVGTDLPEVNAWQWKPLK, from the coding sequence ATGGCAAATGCAGACTTCGACTCCAAGACTTACTTGGAAGGCGTTGACAAGTACTGGCGTGCAGCAAACTACTTATCAGTAGGTCAGTTATTCTTGCGTGACAACCCATTATTGAAGCGTGACTTAACCTCTGATGACGTGAAGATCAAGCCTATCGGACACTGGGGGACAATTGTTTCTCAAAACTTTATCTATGCTCACTTAAACCGGGCAATCTTAAAGTACGACCTGAACATGTTCTATATTGAAGGTTCAGGTCACGGTGGCCAAGTTATGGTTTCTAACTCATATCTTGATGGTAGCTACAGTGAAATTTATCCAAACATTTCTCAAGACGAGGAAGGTTTGAAGCGTTTATTCAAGCAATTCTCCTTCCCAGGCGGTGTTGCTTCTCATGCCGCTCCTGAGACACCAGGTTCTATCCACGAAGGTGGGGAACTTGGTTACAGCCTGTCACACGGTACTGGTGCAATCTTAGACAATCCAGACGTGATCGCCGCTGTTGAAATTGGTGATGGGGAATCTGAAACTGGCCCATTGGCTGCTTCATGGTTCTCTGACAAGTTCATCAACCCAATCAAAGATGGTGCGGTTCTGCCAATCATCAACATGAACGGGTTCAAGATCTCTAACCCCACCATCCTATCACGGATGTCCGATGAAGACTTAACGAAGTACTTCGAAGGTATGGGTTGGGATCCTCACTTTGTTGAAATTGAAGCGGGTGACACCGACTTTATGCGGGTTCACGAAGACATGGCTAAGACGATGGACGAAGTCATTACGAAGATTAAGGCTATCCAAAAGCATGCTCGTGAAAACAACGATGATTCATTACCTAACTGGCCAATGATCATCTTCCGTTCACCTAAGGGCTGGACTGGTCCTAAGGCTGACTTAGACGGTAACCCAATTGAAGGCTCATTCCGTGCTCACCAAGTACCAATTCCTGTTGCCGCTGGTGATATGGAACACGCTGACATGTTGGTTAACTGGTTGAAGTCTTACAAGCCAGAAGAACTCTTCAATGAAGACGGTTCTGTTAAGCAAGAAGTTCGCGACATGGCACCTAAGGGCGAACAACGGATGGCGATGAACCCAATCACTAATGGTGGGATCAAGCCACAACCATTGAAGCTCCCAGACTACAAGAAGTACGCTGTGGACACGACTGAACACGGCAAGACGATTGCCCAAGATATGTTAGTTTGGTCCAAGTACTTGGCCGACACCATGAAGTTGAACCCAGATTCCTTCCGTGCCTTTGGTCCTGACGAATCCAAGTCTAACCGGCTCTACGCGATGTTAGACTACGGGAAGCGTCAATGGATGGAAGACATCAAGGAACCTAACGATGAAAACATGGCACACGAAGGTCGAGTCATCGATTCTCAACTGTCCGAACACCAAGCTGAAGGTTGGTTGGAAGGCTACGTTCTGACCGGTCGTCATGGGTTCTTCGCAACCTACGAATCATTCGGTCGGGTTGTGGATTCCATGTTAACCCAACACTTCAAGTGGTTACGTAAGGCTGCTGAACAAGAATGGCGTCATGACTACCCATCCTTGAACTTCGTTGACACGTCAACTGTCTTCCAGCAAGACCACAACGGTTACACCCACCAAGATCCTGGGATGTTGACCCACATGGCTGAAAAGAAGCCAGCCTTTATCCGTGAATACTTGCCAGCTGATGCTAACACCTTGTTAGCTGTTGGTGACGTTGCTTTCCGGAGCCGCGAAAAGATTAACATCATCGTAACGTCCAAGCACCCACGTCCACAATGGTTCTCCATTGATGAAGCCACGAACCTGGTTCACAATGGTTTGGGCTACATTGACTGGGCTTCTACGGACCAAGGTCAAGAACCTGACGTTGTCTTCGCTGCTGCTGGTACCGAACCAACTTGGGAATCCTTAGCCGCAATTTCATTGTTGCATGACGAATTCCCAGAAATGAAGATTCGCTTCATCAACGTGGTTGACCTGTTGAAGTTGCGTTCTCCTAAGTTGGACCCACGGGCAATCTCCGATGACGAATTCGACCGTCTGTTTACGACCGATAAGCCAGTTATCTTTGCCTTCCACGGTTTCGAAGGCCTGATCAAGGATCTCTTCTTCGACCGTCACAACCACAACTTACATGTTCATGGTTACCGTGAAAACGGGGATATTACCACGCCATTTGACATGCGTGTCCTGAACCACTTGGACCGTTACCACTTGGCTAAGGAAGCCGTTGATGATATCGATGAATACGCCGTTAAGGGCGCATACTTCGCACAACGGATGGACGACATGGTTGCTAAGCACAATGCTTACATCCGTGAAGTTGGGACTGACTTGCCAGAAGTTAACGCTTGGCAATGGAAGCCATTGAAGTAA
- a CDS encoding branched-chain amino acid ABC transporter permease: MKANLKYNLAWLGVMVLAFGLIDASEFLGIINAFIENMLVTIGINIILATGLNLIIGFSGQFSLGHAGFMAIGAYATGIMTQNMATPLGFYLSMVVGIIIAMVAALIVGIPTLRLRGDYLAIATMGAAEIIRILINNFKITNGAAGLFNIPPLVTWVTVYILMCLTTIITVNFIHSRSGRAVMAVREDELAAEAMGINTTRWKLTAFVFGAATAAIGGSLHAAYIQTIAPGDFNIMASIAILIIVVLGGVGSITGTFVAAIVLGALDTILQNFGTLRMITYSLTLILIMIFKPAGLLGNWEFSFKRFGHMRKEVTTHD, from the coding sequence GTGAAAGCAAATCTTAAATACAACCTAGCTTGGCTAGGCGTGATGGTGCTGGCCTTTGGCCTTATCGATGCGAGTGAATTTCTCGGTATTATTAACGCCTTCATCGAAAATATGCTAGTTACGATCGGCATCAACATCATCCTGGCCACCGGGCTAAACCTCATCATCGGCTTCTCCGGTCAATTTTCACTCGGCCACGCCGGTTTCATGGCGATTGGTGCCTACGCAACCGGCATTATGACCCAAAACATGGCCACCCCCCTAGGCTTCTATCTGTCTATGGTCGTGGGTATCATCATCGCCATGGTAGCCGCCTTAATTGTGGGCATCCCCACGCTACGGTTACGAGGCGATTACCTCGCCATTGCCACTATGGGAGCTGCCGAGATCATTCGGATCTTAATCAATAACTTTAAAATCACCAACGGCGCGGCGGGGCTCTTTAACATTCCACCGCTAGTCACTTGGGTCACGGTCTACATCCTGATGTGTCTTACGACCATCATCACGGTTAACTTCATTCATAGCCGCAGCGGTCGCGCCGTCATGGCGGTTCGAGAAGATGAGCTTGCCGCCGAGGCGATGGGGATTAATACGACCCGTTGGAAGCTGACGGCCTTTGTCTTCGGTGCCGCAACAGCCGCGATTGGCGGGTCGCTGCACGCCGCCTACATTCAGACTATCGCCCCGGGCGACTTCAACATCATGGCCTCGATTGCCATTCTGATTATCGTTGTCCTCGGTGGCGTCGGTAGCATCACCGGAACCTTCGTGGCCGCCATCGTCTTGGGCGCCCTCGATACAATTCTCCAGAATTTCGGGACTCTACGCATGATCACCTATTCGCTGACATTGATTCTTATCATGATCTTCAAACCCGCTGGTCTCCTCGGTAATTGGGAATTTTCGTTCAAACGTTTCGGCCATATGAGAAAGGAAGTGACGACACATGACTAG
- a CDS encoding branched-chain amino acid ABC transporter permease gives MQTFGQQLINGLSLGSIYALLALGYTMVYGIIKLINFAHGDIYMLGAFWGYYVINGLHFNFIFAILSAMIFCALVGVLIEYFAYRPLRHSPRITALITAIGVSFLLENGMTYFFSANTRSFPQVITTVTYHVMGLRISNIQLLILGTACLLMILLEIIIKRTKMGKAMRAVSVDPEAAQLVGINLNHTISFTFALGSAMAGAAGVLIGLYYNSIDPLMGMTPGIKAFVAAVIGGIGSIPGASIGGFLIGLLETGVQAVGLSAYKDAVVYVVLIVILLVLPAGIFGKRTKEKV, from the coding sequence ATGCAGACATTCGGACAACAACTGATTAATGGCCTGTCATTGGGCAGTATCTACGCCCTGTTGGCTCTGGGATACACCATGGTTTACGGCATTATTAAGCTGATTAACTTTGCCCACGGTGACATTTATATGTTGGGCGCCTTCTGGGGCTATTACGTCATTAACGGGCTCCACTTTAACTTTATCTTCGCGATACTCTCCGCTATGATTTTCTGCGCTCTGGTGGGCGTCCTGATTGAATACTTCGCCTACCGACCGCTCCGTCACTCCCCGCGAATTACGGCGTTGATCACCGCTATTGGCGTCTCCTTCTTGCTCGAAAATGGGATGACCTACTTCTTTTCGGCTAACACGCGTAGCTTCCCGCAGGTCATCACCACCGTAACCTATCACGTAATGGGTCTACGCATCTCCAATATCCAACTACTTATTCTCGGAACGGCCTGCCTACTGATGATTTTGCTAGAAATCATCATCAAACGGACCAAGATGGGCAAGGCCATGCGCGCCGTCTCAGTTGACCCGGAGGCCGCCCAACTGGTGGGGATTAACCTCAATCACACCATCTCCTTTACGTTTGCCCTTGGCTCCGCCATGGCAGGTGCTGCCGGCGTACTCATCGGCCTGTACTACAACTCCATTGACCCCTTAATGGGCATGACACCGGGCATTAAAGCCTTTGTGGCCGCGGTTATTGGCGGCATTGGGTCGATTCCTGGCGCCTCAATCGGGGGCTTTCTGATTGGCCTTCTGGAGACTGGCGTCCAAGCGGTCGGTCTATCGGCCTACAAAGACGCCGTCGTCTATGTCGTCTTGATTGTGATCCTGCTAGTCCTACCGGCCGGTATTTTCGGAAAAAGGACGAAAGAAAAGGTTTAG
- a CDS encoding type II toxin-antitoxin system Phd/YefM family antitoxin produces MTTTSFTQLHADPKRLFTQVIRTNHPLEVALDAHQSVVILSKSRYEQLLELNYLWSAGTLPRVLQQADETPTSSSTL; encoded by the coding sequence ATGACCACCACATCTTTCACGCAGCTTCATGCCGACCCGAAACGCCTCTTTACGCAAGTTATTCGCACTAACCATCCCCTAGAGGTCGCCCTCGATGCCCATCAGAGCGTCGTTATTCTTAGTAAGTCCCGTTATGAACAGTTGCTAGAGCTCAATTACCTGTGGTCAGCTGGAACACTGCCACGCGTCCTTCAGCAAGCCGACGAGACGCCTACATCGTCCTCAACGTTATAA